From one Xiphophorus hellerii strain 12219 chromosome 18, Xiphophorus_hellerii-4.1, whole genome shotgun sequence genomic stretch:
- the LOC116707490 gene encoding scavenger receptor cysteine-rich type 1 protein M130-like isoform X2: protein MDQTALMLLLCLCSSALSDELRLVAGRRRCVGRLEKKNRGDWEPVTDWNWNFTSAAGTCRQLHCGSVVSLQKDEDDNVEIVCSDSVRLVQGTNRCSGRLEVKTNQSWSSVCEKDFDLQDAEVVCREIGCGPPSVHQGALYGEAEAPVGSREFLCEGSESALLNCSSRKSSGRNSCSPGQAVGLTCSDQDDIRLVGEASRCAGRLEMIHQKEWRPVDVWFHYWDMNSVAAVCAKLDCGSAVSARDSKEASRRPVWRIRSDCFQSGSALKNCLPYDENSDQSLEFICSGLLVEPLIFLSSSTDGVSTGRKQGSELLIGSHFSIMCSIRPQYEGGSFQLIFSTSNYTQNQTLPAVNHSALFLFSAAGHAHQGTYRCVYHVYVFSYNFSSISQPLNLTVSGNVMESMRKSSASVSASPTALIIRLVVVLLGMLGSVLLLYFKARRNQKSGPENNHHDEGSRAEGSLEEETAV, encoded by the exons ATGGACCAAacagctctgatgctgcttctgtgtctctgcagctcag CGCTGTCTGATGAACTCAGACTGGTAGCAGGAAGGAGGCGCTGTGTTGGCAGACTGGAGAAGAAGAATCGGGGAGACTGGGAACCAGTGACTGATTGGAACTGGAACTTTACATCAGCAGCTGGAACTTGCAGACAGCTCCACTGTGGATCTGTGGTGTCGTTACAAAAAGATGAGGACGACAATGTAGAGATCGTCTGTTCAG ACTCAGTCAGGCTGGTTCAAGGGACCAACCGGTGCTCAGGCAGACTGGAGGTGAAGACCAACCAGTCGTGGTCCTCCGTGTGTGAAAAAGACTTTGACCTGCAGGATGCAGAGGTGGTCTGCAGGGAGATTGGCTGTGGGCCTCCTtcagtccaccagggggcgctctatggagaagcagaggctccagtggggagcagagagttcctgtgtgaaggcagtgagtctgctctgctgaactgcagcagcaggaagagttcaggtagaaacagctgctcacctggtcaagctgttggactcacctgttcag aTCAAGACGACATCAGGTTGGTGGGAGAGGCCAGCCGATGTGCCGGGAGACTGGAGATGATACATCAAAAAGAGTGGAGACCAGTGGATGTTTGGTTTCATTACTGGGACATGAACTcagttgctgcagtttgtgctaaactggactgtggttctgctgtttcagcAAGAGATTCAAAGGAAGCTTCAAGGAGACCAGTTTGGAGGATCAGGTCTGACTGTTTCCAATCAGGATCTGCATTAAAGAACTGTTTACCTTATGATGAAAACAGTGATCAGAGCCTTGAGTTCATCTGCTCAG GTCTGCTGGTTGAGCCGctcatcttcctctcttcctccactGACGGGGTCTCCACAGGCAGAAAGCAGGGGTCTGAGCTCCTCATTGGCTCACATTTCAGCATCATGTGCTCCATCAGACCTCAGTATGAAGGCGGCTCCTTCCAGCTCATCTTCAGCACCTCTAACTACACTCAGAACCAGACCCTGCCAGCTGTTAATCACTCCGCCCTCTTCCTGTtctctgctgctggccacgcccaccaaggAACCTACCGCTGCGTTTACCACGTCTACGTTTTCTCCTATAACTTCTCCTCTATCAGCCAGCCTCTCAACCTCACTGTCTCAGGCAATGTCATGGAGTCCATGAGGAAAAGTTCTGCTTCAG TTTCAGCCTCTCCCACTGCTTTGATCATCAGACTGGTTGTCGTCCTGCTGGGTATGCTGGGATCAGTCCTGCTCCTCTACTTTAAG GCCAGGAGAAACCAGAAGTCTGGACCAGAAAACAACCATCATGATGAAGGATCCAGAGCTGAAGGCAGCTTAGAGGAGGAGACTGCAGTCTGA
- the LOC116707490 gene encoding scavenger receptor cysteine-rich type 1 protein M130-like isoform X1, giving the protein MDQTALMLLLCLCSSALSDELRLVAGRRRCVGRLEKKNRGDWEPVTDWNWNFTSAAGTCRQLHCGSVVSLQKDEDDNVEIVCSDSVRLVQGTNRCSGRLEVKTNQSWSSVCEKDFDLQDAEVVCREIGCGPPSVHQGALYGEAEAPVGSREFLCEGSESALLNCSSRKSSGRNSCSPGQAVGLTCSDQDNIRLVGEASRCAGRLEMLHQEEWRPVAVWSHYWDMNSAAAVCAGLDCGSAVSARKSNKASKGKVWRIRSYCLQSGSALNYCFPSDGNSDQSLEFICSGLLVEPLIFLSSSTDGVSTGRKQGSELLIGSHFSIMCSIRPQYEGGSFQLIFSTSNYTQNQTLPAVNHSALFLFSAAGHAHQGTYRCVYHVYVFSYNFSSISQPLNLTVSGNVMESMRKSSASVSASPTALIIRLVVVLLGMLGSVLLLYFKARRNQKSGPENNHHDEGSRAEGSLEEETAV; this is encoded by the exons ATGGACCAAacagctctgatgctgcttctgtgtctctgcagctcag CGCTGTCTGATGAACTCAGACTGGTAGCAGGAAGGAGGCGCTGTGTTGGCAGACTGGAGAAGAAGAATCGGGGAGACTGGGAACCAGTGACTGATTGGAACTGGAACTTTACATCAGCAGCTGGAACTTGCAGACAGCTCCACTGTGGATCTGTGGTGTCGTTACAAAAAGATGAGGACGACAATGTAGAGATCGTCTGTTCAG ACTCAGTCAGGCTGGTTCAAGGGACCAACCGGTGCTCAGGCAGACTGGAGGTGAAGACCAACCAGTCGTGGTCCTCCGTGTGTGAAAAAGACTTTGACCTGCAGGATGCAGAGGTGGTCTGCAGGGAGATTGGCTGTGGGCCTCCTtcagtccaccagggggcgctctatggagaagcagaggctccagtggggagcagagagttcctgtgtgaaggcagtgagtctgctctgctgaactgcagcagcaggaagagttcaggtagaaacagctgctcacctggtcaagctgttggactcacctgttcag aTCAAGACAACATCAGGTTGGTGGGAGAGGCCAGCCGATGTGCCGGGAGACTGGAGATGTTACATCAAGAAGAGTGGAGACCAGTggctgtttggtctcattaCTGGGACATGaactcagctgctgcagtttgtgctggactggactgtggttctgctgtttcagcaagaaagtcaaataaagctTCAAAGGGAAAAGTTTGGAGGATCAGGTCTTACTGTTTGCAGTCAGGATCTGCATTAAATTACTGTTTCCCTTCTGATGGAAACAGTGATCAGAGCCTTGAGTTCATCTGCTCAG GTCTGCTGGTTGAGCCGctcatcttcctctcttcctccactGACGGGGTCTCCACAGGCAGAAAGCAGGGGTCTGAGCTCCTCATTGGCTCACATTTCAGCATCATGTGCTCCATCAGACCTCAGTATGAAGGCGGCTCCTTCCAGCTCATCTTCAGCACCTCTAACTACACTCAGAACCAGACCCTGCCAGCTGTTAATCACTCCGCCCTCTTCCTGTtctctgctgctggccacgcccaccaaggAACCTACCGCTGCGTTTACCACGTCTACGTTTTCTCCTATAACTTCTCCTCTATCAGCCAGCCTCTCAACCTCACTGTCTCAGGCAATGTCATGGAGTCCATGAGGAAAAGTTCTGCTTCAG TTTCAGCCTCTCCCACTGCTTTGATCATCAGACTGGTTGTCGTCCTGCTGGGTATGCTGGGATCAGTCCTGCTCCTCTACTTTAAG GCCAGGAGAAACCAGAAGTCTGGACCAGAAAACAACCATCATGATGAAGGATCCAGAGCTGAAGGCAGCTTAGAGGAGGAGACTGCAGTCTGA
- the LOC116707490 gene encoding scavenger receptor cysteine-rich type 1 protein M130-like isoform X3, protein MDQTALMLLLCLCSSALSDELRLVAGRRRCVGRLEKKNRGDWEPVTDWNWNFTSAAGTCRQLHCGSVVSLQKDEDDNVEIVCSDSVRLVQGTNRCSGRLEVKTNQSWSSVCEKDFDLQDAEVVCREIGCGPPSVHQGALYGEAEAPVGSREFLCEGSESALLNCSSRKSSGRNSCSPGQAVGLTCSDNIRLVGEASRCAGRLEMLHQEEWRPVAVWSHYWDMNSAAAVCAGLDCGSAVSARKSNKASKGKVWRIRSYCLQSGSALNYCFPSDGNSDQSLEFICSGLLVEPLIFLSSSTDGVSTGRKQGSELLIGSHFSIMCSIRPQYEGGSFQLIFSTSNYTQNQTLPAVNHSALFLFSAAGHAHQGTYRCVYHVYVFSYNFSSISQPLNLTVSGNVMESMRKSSASVSASPTALIIRLVVVLLGMLGSVLLLYFKARRNQKSGPENNHHDEGSRAEGSLEEETAV, encoded by the exons ATGGACCAAacagctctgatgctgcttctgtgtctctgcagctcag CGCTGTCTGATGAACTCAGACTGGTAGCAGGAAGGAGGCGCTGTGTTGGCAGACTGGAGAAGAAGAATCGGGGAGACTGGGAACCAGTGACTGATTGGAACTGGAACTTTACATCAGCAGCTGGAACTTGCAGACAGCTCCACTGTGGATCTGTGGTGTCGTTACAAAAAGATGAGGACGACAATGTAGAGATCGTCTGTTCAG ACTCAGTCAGGCTGGTTCAAGGGACCAACCGGTGCTCAGGCAGACTGGAGGTGAAGACCAACCAGTCGTGGTCCTCCGTGTGTGAAAAAGACTTTGACCTGCAGGATGCAGAGGTGGTCTGCAGGGAGATTGGCTGTGGGCCTCCTtcagtccaccagggggcgctctatggagaagcagaggctccagtggggagcagagagttcctgtgtgaaggcagtgagtctgctctgctgaactgcagcagcaggaagagttcaggtagaaacagctgctcacctggtcaagctgttggactcacctgttcag ACAACATCAGGTTGGTGGGAGAGGCCAGCCGATGTGCCGGGAGACTGGAGATGTTACATCAAGAAGAGTGGAGACCAGTggctgtttggtctcattaCTGGGACATGaactcagctgctgcagtttgtgctggactggactgtggttctgctgtttcagcaagaaagtcaaataaagctTCAAAGGGAAAAGTTTGGAGGATCAGGTCTTACTGTTTGCAGTCAGGATCTGCATTAAATTACTGTTTCCCTTCTGATGGAAACAGTGATCAGAGCCTTGAGTTCATCTGCTCAG GTCTGCTGGTTGAGCCGctcatcttcctctcttcctccactGACGGGGTCTCCACAGGCAGAAAGCAGGGGTCTGAGCTCCTCATTGGCTCACATTTCAGCATCATGTGCTCCATCAGACCTCAGTATGAAGGCGGCTCCTTCCAGCTCATCTTCAGCACCTCTAACTACACTCAGAACCAGACCCTGCCAGCTGTTAATCACTCCGCCCTCTTCCTGTtctctgctgctggccacgcccaccaaggAACCTACCGCTGCGTTTACCACGTCTACGTTTTCTCCTATAACTTCTCCTCTATCAGCCAGCCTCTCAACCTCACTGTCTCAGGCAATGTCATGGAGTCCATGAGGAAAAGTTCTGCTTCAG TTTCAGCCTCTCCCACTGCTTTGATCATCAGACTGGTTGTCGTCCTGCTGGGTATGCTGGGATCAGTCCTGCTCCTCTACTTTAAG GCCAGGAGAAACCAGAAGTCTGGACCAGAAAACAACCATCATGATGAAGGATCCAGAGCTGAAGGCAGCTTAGAGGAGGAGACTGCAGTCTGA
- the LOC116707490 gene encoding scavenger receptor cysteine-rich type 1 protein M130-like isoform X4 — MDQTALMLLLCLCSSALSDELRLVAGRRRCVGRLEKKNRGDWEPVTDWNWNFTSAAGTCRQLHCGSVVSLQKDEDDNVEIVCSDSVRLVQGTNRCSGRLEVKTNQSWSSVCEKDFDLQDAEVVCREIGCGPPSVHQGALYGEAEAPVGSREFLCEGSESALLNCSSRKSSGRNSCSPGQAVGLTCSDQDNIRLVGEASRCAGRLEMLHQEEWRPVAVWSHYWDMNSAAAVCAGLDCGSAVSARKSNKASKGKVWRIRSYCLQSGSALNYCFPSDGNSDQSLEFICSGLLVEPLIFLSSSTDGVSTGRKQGSELLIGSHFSIMCSIRPQYEGGSFQLIFSTSNYTQNQTLPAVNHSALFLFSAAGHAHQGTYRCVYHVYVFSYNFSSISQPLNLTVSVSASPTALIIRLVVVLLGMLGSVLLLYFKARRNQKSGPENNHHDEGSRAEGSLEEETAV, encoded by the exons ATGGACCAAacagctctgatgctgcttctgtgtctctgcagctcag CGCTGTCTGATGAACTCAGACTGGTAGCAGGAAGGAGGCGCTGTGTTGGCAGACTGGAGAAGAAGAATCGGGGAGACTGGGAACCAGTGACTGATTGGAACTGGAACTTTACATCAGCAGCTGGAACTTGCAGACAGCTCCACTGTGGATCTGTGGTGTCGTTACAAAAAGATGAGGACGACAATGTAGAGATCGTCTGTTCAG ACTCAGTCAGGCTGGTTCAAGGGACCAACCGGTGCTCAGGCAGACTGGAGGTGAAGACCAACCAGTCGTGGTCCTCCGTGTGTGAAAAAGACTTTGACCTGCAGGATGCAGAGGTGGTCTGCAGGGAGATTGGCTGTGGGCCTCCTtcagtccaccagggggcgctctatggagaagcagaggctccagtggggagcagagagttcctgtgtgaaggcagtgagtctgctctgctgaactgcagcagcaggaagagttcaggtagaaacagctgctcacctggtcaagctgttggactcacctgttcag aTCAAGACAACATCAGGTTGGTGGGAGAGGCCAGCCGATGTGCCGGGAGACTGGAGATGTTACATCAAGAAGAGTGGAGACCAGTggctgtttggtctcattaCTGGGACATGaactcagctgctgcagtttgtgctggactggactgtggttctgctgtttcagcaagaaagtcaaataaagctTCAAAGGGAAAAGTTTGGAGGATCAGGTCTTACTGTTTGCAGTCAGGATCTGCATTAAATTACTGTTTCCCTTCTGATGGAAACAGTGATCAGAGCCTTGAGTTCATCTGCTCAG GTCTGCTGGTTGAGCCGctcatcttcctctcttcctccactGACGGGGTCTCCACAGGCAGAAAGCAGGGGTCTGAGCTCCTCATTGGCTCACATTTCAGCATCATGTGCTCCATCAGACCTCAGTATGAAGGCGGCTCCTTCCAGCTCATCTTCAGCACCTCTAACTACACTCAGAACCAGACCCTGCCAGCTGTTAATCACTCCGCCCTCTTCCTGTtctctgctgctggccacgcccaccaaggAACCTACCGCTGCGTTTACCACGTCTACGTTTTCTCCTATAACTTCTCCTCTATCAGCCAGCCTCTCAACCTCACTGTCTCAG TTTCAGCCTCTCCCACTGCTTTGATCATCAGACTGGTTGTCGTCCTGCTGGGTATGCTGGGATCAGTCCTGCTCCTCTACTTTAAG GCCAGGAGAAACCAGAAGTCTGGACCAGAAAACAACCATCATGATGAAGGATCCAGAGCTGAAGGCAGCTTAGAGGAGGAGACTGCAGTCTGA
- the LOC116707490 gene encoding scavenger receptor cysteine-rich type 1 protein M130-like isoform X5, giving the protein MDQTALMLLLCLCSSALSDELRLVAGRRRCVGRLEKKNRGDWEPVTDWNWNFTSAAGTCRQLHCGSVVSLQKDEDDNVEIVCSDSVRLVQGTNRCSGRLEVKTNQSWSSVCEKDFDLQDAEVVCREIGCGPPSVHQGALYGEAEAPVGSREFLCEGSESALLNCSSRKSSGRNSCSPGQAVGLTCSDQDNIRLVGEASRCAGRLEMLHQEEWRPVAVWSHYWDMNSAAAVCAGLDCGSAVSARKSNKASKGKVWRIRSYCLQSGSALNYCFPSDGNSDQSLEFICSGLLVEPLIFLSSSTDGVSTGRKQGSELLIGSHFSIMCSIRPQYEGGSFQLIFSTSNYTQNQTLPAVNHSALFLFSAAGHAHQGTYRCVYHVYVFSYNFSSISQPLNLTVSASPTALIIRLVVVLLGMLGSVLLLYFKARRNQKSGPENNHHDEGSRAEGSLEEETAV; this is encoded by the exons ATGGACCAAacagctctgatgctgcttctgtgtctctgcagctcag CGCTGTCTGATGAACTCAGACTGGTAGCAGGAAGGAGGCGCTGTGTTGGCAGACTGGAGAAGAAGAATCGGGGAGACTGGGAACCAGTGACTGATTGGAACTGGAACTTTACATCAGCAGCTGGAACTTGCAGACAGCTCCACTGTGGATCTGTGGTGTCGTTACAAAAAGATGAGGACGACAATGTAGAGATCGTCTGTTCAG ACTCAGTCAGGCTGGTTCAAGGGACCAACCGGTGCTCAGGCAGACTGGAGGTGAAGACCAACCAGTCGTGGTCCTCCGTGTGTGAAAAAGACTTTGACCTGCAGGATGCAGAGGTGGTCTGCAGGGAGATTGGCTGTGGGCCTCCTtcagtccaccagggggcgctctatggagaagcagaggctccagtggggagcagagagttcctgtgtgaaggcagtgagtctgctctgctgaactgcagcagcaggaagagttcaggtagaaacagctgctcacctggtcaagctgttggactcacctgttcag aTCAAGACAACATCAGGTTGGTGGGAGAGGCCAGCCGATGTGCCGGGAGACTGGAGATGTTACATCAAGAAGAGTGGAGACCAGTggctgtttggtctcattaCTGGGACATGaactcagctgctgcagtttgtgctggactggactgtggttctgctgtttcagcaagaaagtcaaataaagctTCAAAGGGAAAAGTTTGGAGGATCAGGTCTTACTGTTTGCAGTCAGGATCTGCATTAAATTACTGTTTCCCTTCTGATGGAAACAGTGATCAGAGCCTTGAGTTCATCTGCTCAG GTCTGCTGGTTGAGCCGctcatcttcctctcttcctccactGACGGGGTCTCCACAGGCAGAAAGCAGGGGTCTGAGCTCCTCATTGGCTCACATTTCAGCATCATGTGCTCCATCAGACCTCAGTATGAAGGCGGCTCCTTCCAGCTCATCTTCAGCACCTCTAACTACACTCAGAACCAGACCCTGCCAGCTGTTAATCACTCCGCCCTCTTCCTGTtctctgctgctggccacgcccaccaaggAACCTACCGCTGCGTTTACCACGTCTACGTTTTCTCCTATAACTTCTCCTCTATCAGCCAGCCTCTCAACCTCACTGTCTCAG CCTCTCCCACTGCTTTGATCATCAGACTGGTTGTCGTCCTGCTGGGTATGCTGGGATCAGTCCTGCTCCTCTACTTTAAG GCCAGGAGAAACCAGAAGTCTGGACCAGAAAACAACCATCATGATGAAGGATCCAGAGCTGAAGGCAGCTTAGAGGAGGAGACTGCAGTCTGA